The Rhizoctonia solani chromosome 14, complete sequence genome has a segment encoding these proteins:
- a CDS encoding Vegetative incompatibility protein HET-E-1 gives MPLPGSIKRFTDRIERRLRRTLGQSDGARVQSSASLPLIQVPPQGGHGASARWTFLEDLRGVLSPVSDAFGPLKVILNELVDCVYIYEASASNRQEYEALRSNLTTTLEGLKSHFTGSDAPKMSNAITSLCESIQKELETIQALQAEGTMRQYIRSNSGSDRVYECYTRINGYLSQISLDMSRSVHRTVEQHSKDLKEQESKAKDHMKKITEQSRKTEELAKQIKSGHARSYLDRLSPSFSAKYCSAQATELKRGECTPGTRHSHVFGEALIKALERDPDIQKQLPSMQFASLISEPLTQIRASLPGIFVVVIDALDECESQESTRVVLNTILKAGDKLKLPIRFFVSSRPEPEIRQEMERRMATTGYSQLVLHQLDTTRFKPTLRTKLVADAGVLFIYASTAVRYISDSGFSRNPYDRLRSVLEASGSGAARRDKAMNELYAIVLKSAFEDDEIDEPEREDILQVLHTVIAAQEPLAVASIAALLQIGSEDRVRAAIRPLWSVLHITGSNELVATLHASFPDYMLSKERSGDYCCDRKLYDSVMARLCLECIAATRPRFNICGLDSSAVLDKDVPNLHQKIQNAVPAHLLYACRYFAAHLQAATEPHELSTLVQEFMLTQLLPWLEIMNLTGNIQTAEKAMRRVDSWAMAHTDTPELQELAHDAWCFTTSFGSNVAYKGLYRGLPEVGGTAMDMRQFAVLATWSFSRQSVRCCRVTGVGRLGIGVGGDSVTSVDFSPDGTRIVSGSDDGSIRVWDVETGQLYSPDETCIASCSYDRTIRIYDATTGETRLVIEPPEEHRSPIYSIRYSPDGAHIVAGLHDGQLYVWQASTGALVLGPLQAHTHAGLSVDYSPDGTHIISGSDDKTIRIWNAVNGHAVPGPLMEQNTAIRSVRYSPDGRHIVSGSDEGTICVWDPQTGTVVLGPLKAHNSSITSICYSPDGTRILSCAYESTVYSWDTRRRQKALSVAEGCGSMLSGLRTRPIAHASYLLPAIISTCGMHAQAVSSAGQLKSIPARCCRWITRLQVTSLPLARGQDHMHVGCSDWTHAARPTHRSHRLDQHNTGMEHSNWRADAGATRTPHILCYDGHTDIVRSIDFSPDGTRIVSCSRDRTIRMWDIQTGRTVLGPLEDRCGEYAQVRYSPRGDYICSTEDNVIWVLNANTGDILSGPHMGHTDHVSSIAISRDGARIVSGSRDRAIRVWDVDAKPSSSSNSTTSGRGAWKLNNDGWAVDVSDSSRLLVWVPHDLRAALMFPQTPFLISEKGYLTLDFGKACIGESWTECCMSKL, from the exons ATGCCTTTGCCCGGAAGCATCAAGCGCTTCACCGACCGAATCGAACGACGGTTGCGACGCACGCTCGGTCAGAGTGACGGGGCTAGGGTTCAATCATCGGCATCGCTTCCACTTATCCAGGTCCCGCCACA AGGCGGACACGGAGCTTCTGCTCGTTGGACATTTCTCGAAGATTTGAGGGGCGTCTTGTCCCCAGTGAGCGATGCATTCGGCCCCCTGAAGGTTATACTCAACGAACTGGTCGATTGCGTATACATATATGAG GCGTCTGCCAGTAACCGGCAAGAATACGAAGCGCTACGGTCGAATCTTACAACCACTCTCGAAGGGCTTAAAAGTCACTTTACTGGATCAGATGCTCCGAAAATGTCAAATGCTATTACTAGTTTATGCGA ATCAATTCAAAAGGAACTGGAGACGATTCAAGCACTCCAGGCCGAAGGGACAATGAGACAGTACATACGATCAAATAGCGGGTCAGACAGGGTCTACGAGTGTTATACTCGAATCAACGGGTACCTGTCACAAATCTCG TTGGACATGAGCCGATCTGTCCATCGTACAGTGGAGCAGCATTCGAAAGACCTAAAGGAGCAAGAAAGCAAAGCGAAGGATCACATGAAGAAGATCACGGAGCAGTCCAGAAAAACTGAAGAACTGGCGAAA CAAATTAAATCGGGCCATGCTCGTTCGTACCTGGATCGCCTCTCCCCATCTTTCTCAGCAAAGTACTGCTCTGCACAGGCAACCGAGCTCAAACGCGGCGAGTGCACGCCGGGCACAAGG CACTCGCATGTCTTCGGTGAAGCCCTAATCAAAGCGTTGGAGCGGGACCCAGATATACAGAAACAACTCCCATCTATGCAATTTGCCTCACTTATCTCCGAGCCATTGACCCAAATTCGGGCGTCCCTCCCCGGCATCTTTGTCGTTGTTATTGATGCACTGGATGAATGCGAAAGTCAAGAGAGCACCAGAGTGGTTCTCAATACAATACTTAAAGCTGGCGACAAACTGAAGCTGCCGATTCGGTTCTTTGTGTCAAGCCGACCGGAGCCGGAGATTCGCCAAGAGATGGAGCGAAGGATGGCTACCACCGGATATTCTCAGCTTGTTTTACATCAACTCGACACAACACGGTTCAAACCGACATTGAGAA CAAAGCTTGTGGCCGATGCCGGGGTACTGTTCATCTATGCTTCCACAGCCGTGCGGTATATCAGCGACAGCGGATTCAGCCGTAATCCGTACGATCGTCTAAGGAGCGTGTTGGAGGCATCTGGTTCAGGGGCAGCGAGAAGGGACAAAGCCATGAATGAGCTGTACGCGATCGTTCTCAAGTCCGCGTTCGAAGACGACGAAATAGACGAGCCCGAACGCGAGGATATACTGCAGGTACTACATACAGTTATTGCTGCCCAGGAGCCGCTGGCCGTTGCTTCGATTGCTGCTCTGTTACAGATCGGAAGCGAAGATCGAGTGCGGGCAGCGATTCGCCCATTGTGGTCGGTGCTACATATCACAGGGTCAAACGAACTCGTGGCGACGTTGCATGCTTCGTTCCCGGATTATATGCTCTCCAAAGAGCGCTCAGGAGACTACTGCTGCGACCGCAAGCTCTACGATAGCGTCATGGCTCGCTTGTGCCTTGAGTGCATCGCTGCCACGAGGCCACGTTTCAACATATGTGGACTCGACTCATCTGCTGTGCTCGACAAAGACGTGCCAAACCTCCATCAGAAGATACAGAACGCGGTGCCAGCTCACCTGCTCTATGCATGCCGCTACTTTGCTGCTCATCTCCAGGCTGCCACAGAACCCCATGAGCTATCGACGCTGGTGCAAGAGTTCATGTTGACCCAACTACTGCCATGGCTGGAAATCATGAACCTGACAGGAAACATACAGACGGCGGAGAAGGCGATGCGGAGAGTGGATAGCTGGGCCATG GCCCATACAGATACACCTGAGCTGCAAGAGCTGGCGCACGACGCATGGTGCTTCACAACAAGCTTTGGATCGAACGTA GCGTACAAGGGCTTATATCGCGGGCTGCCTGAAGTGGGTGGAACAGCAATGGACATGCGACAGTTTGCAGTGTTGGCTACGTGGTCGTTCTCCAGGCAGTCAGTGCGGTGTTGTCGCGTGACGGGAGTCGGTCGTCTTGGGATTGGAGTCGGAGGTGATAGTG TAACATCCGTGGACTTCTCGCCCGACGGCACTCGTATTGTCTCGGGCTCGGATGACGGGTCCATCCGGGTGTGGGATGTCGAAACCGGACAGTTG TACTCACCTGATGAGACTTGCATTGCCTCTTGCTCATACGATCGAACAATCCGTATCTATGATGCCACAACGGGCGAGACGAGACTCGTGATCGAACCGCCAGAAGAGCACAGAAGTCCGATCTACTCAATTCGATACTCGCCTGATGGCGCTCACATTGTCGCTGGCCTGCACGACGGGCAACTGTATGTATGGCAGGCGTCTACCGGTGCATTGGTACTTGGTCCTCTTCAAGCCCATACGCACGCAGGCCTCTCAGTTGACTACTCACCAGACGGCACTCATATCATATCTGGCTCTGACGACAAGACCATACGCATCTGGAATGCAGTCAACGGACACGCGGTGCCAGGGCCGCTCATGGAGCAAAACACGGCTATACGATCAGTAAGGTACTCGCCAGACGGCAGGCATATCGTGTCCGGCTCGGATGAAGGTACCATATGTGTGTGGGACCCGCAGACTGGCACGGTTGTACTTGGCCCTCTCAAGGCGCATAACAGTTCGATCACGTCGATTTGCTACTCACCGGATGGCACCAGGATTTTGTCCTGTGCCTACGAATCCACCGTGTACTCATGGGATACTCGTCGCCGCCAAAAGGCTCTCTCAGTGGCTGAAGGATGTGGAAGCATGTTATCTGGCTTGCGTACTCGCCCGATAGCTCATGCATCGTATCTGCTTCCGGCAATCATATCCACATGTGGGATGCACGCACAGGCAGTCTCATCCGCGGGCCAATTGAAGTCCATACCAGCTCGGTGTTGTCGGTGGATTACTCGCCTGCAGGTGACCAGTTTGCCTCTGGCTCGTGGACAAGACCATATGCACGTGGGATGCTCAGACTGGACACATGCTGCTCGGCCCACTCACAGGTCACACCGACTCGATCAG CACAATACGGGTATGGAGCACTCGAACTGGCGAGCTGATGCTGGGGCCACTCGAACACCACACATCCTATGTTATGATG GACACACGGATATTGTTCGCTCGATCGACTTCTCACCCGATGGCACTCGCATCGTATCCTGCTCCAGAGATCGTACCATACGAATGTGGGACATACAGACAGGACGGACAGTACTGGGGCCACTGGAAGACCGTTGCGGAGAATATGCACAGGTGCGATACTCGCCGAGGGGCGACTACATATGCAGCACTGAGGACAATGTGATCTGGGTACTGAACGCCAACACCGGAGACATCCTCAGTGGCCCACATATGGGACATACAGACCACGTTTCGAGCATTGCTATCTCACGCGATGGCGCACGTATTGTCTCTGGGTCGCGTGACAGAGCTATTCGGGTATGGGATGTGGATGCAAAG cccagctccagctccaactCCACCACTTCTGGTCGCGGTGCCTGGAAGCTCAACAATGATGGGTGGGCAGTTGACGTGTCAGACTCGTCACGGCTGCTGGTTTGGGTTCCCCACGACTTGCGTGCAGCGCTTATGTTTCCTCAAACCCCTTTTTTGATATCCGAGAAGGGGTATCTGACTCTAGATTTTGGAAAAGCATGTATAGGAGAGTCTTGGACTGAATGCTGTATGTCTAAGCTCTGA